From a region of the Calliphora vicina chromosome 4, idCalVici1.1, whole genome shotgun sequence genome:
- the B9d1 gene encoding B9 domain-containing protein 1 — translation MEPNTTAASYFNIFLTGQLESATFPLGPEASEIFCRYESVAGPDWELVSGLKKGITQLASNHNGNFNDPIVFNMPIEQTYRSTNSFGWPQLLISVYGKTRWGIETSLGYSRVHVPVFGNVTNHSLKSPILKPRCSNMMADMTTWLTGRNPELKDVKVLLDNSKSKGLSMESYGEIQLMLNIITRGTARLGLEY, via the exons ATGGAGCCTAATACAACAGCCGCAagttactttaatattttcttaactgGTCAATTGGAATCGGCAACATTTCCATTGGGACCAGAAGCATCAGAAATATTTTGCCGCTATGAAAGTGTAGCTGGCCCTGACTGGGAACTGGTTAGTGGCCTCAAAAAGGGTATAACACAACTTGCTTCAAATCACAATGGCAACTTTAACGATCCCATTGTATTCAATATGCCAATAGAACAAACTTACCGCAGTACAAACTCATTCGGAT GGCCTCAACTACTAATATCCGTCTATGGTAAAACACGCTGGGGCATAGAAACATCACTAGGCTACAGTCGTGTTCATGTGCCAGTATTTGGAAATGTTACAAATCATTCATTGAAGTCTCCTATATTAAAACCTCGTTGCAGTAACATGATGGCCGATATGACAACTTGGCTAACAGGCCGTAATCCCGAATTGAAAGATGTAAAAGTGCTATTGGACAATTCTAAAAGTAAAG GTTTGTCCATGGAATCATACGGAGAAATACAATTAATGTTGAATATTATAACGAGGGGCACAGCACGCCTTGGCTTGGAATATTAg